A single window of Microbispora hainanensis DNA harbors:
- the pyrH gene encoding UMP kinase, which produces MQENTRPATPAASSYDGPLRWKRVMLKLSGEAFAGGESLGIDPRVVAQLADSVAEAVREGVQVAVVVGGGNMFRGAALSQGGMDRARADYMGMLGTVINCLALQDFLEKRGIDTRVQTAITMQQVAEPFLPRRAIRHLEKGRVVIFGAGLGSPFFSTDTCAAQRALEIGAEALLKGTQVDGVYDSDPRKNPDAVRFDQLDYGEVLTRGLGVMDATAISLCMDNGLPIVVFDLMGEGNILRAVRGEKIGTLVSPAGK; this is translated from the coding sequence GTGCAGGAGAACACCAGACCCGCCACGCCGGCGGCTTCGTCGTACGACGGGCCGCTGCGCTGGAAGCGGGTGATGCTGAAGCTGTCGGGCGAGGCGTTCGCGGGCGGCGAGTCCCTCGGGATCGACCCCCGTGTCGTCGCCCAGCTGGCCGACTCGGTCGCAGAGGCGGTCCGTGAGGGCGTCCAGGTGGCGGTCGTCGTCGGCGGCGGCAACATGTTCCGCGGCGCGGCCCTGTCGCAGGGCGGCATGGACCGCGCCCGTGCCGACTACATGGGCATGCTCGGGACCGTCATCAACTGTCTCGCCCTGCAGGACTTCCTGGAGAAGCGCGGCATCGACACCCGTGTGCAGACCGCGATCACGATGCAGCAGGTGGCCGAGCCGTTCCTGCCGCGCCGCGCGATCCGCCACCTGGAGAAGGGCCGCGTGGTCATCTTCGGCGCGGGGCTCGGCTCGCCGTTCTTCTCGACCGACACCTGTGCGGCGCAGCGCGCACTGGAGATCGGTGCCGAGGCGCTGCTCAAGGGCACCCAGGTCGACGGCGTGTACGACTCGGACCCGCGCAAGAACCCCGACGCGGTCCGGTTCGACCAGCTTGATTACGGTGAGGTGCTGACGCGGGGCCTCGGGGTGATGGACGCCACCGCGATCAGCCTGTGCATGGACAACGGCCTGCCCATCGTGGTCTTCGATCTCATGGGCGAGGGCAACATCCTCCGGGCGGTCCGTGGTGAGAAGATCGGCACGCTGGTGAGTCCGGCAGGGAAGTAG